The following nucleotide sequence is from Nesterenkonia xinjiangensis.
TGGAGTACTCCATGTTCAACGAGGTTCCGCCGCTGGAGATCCCCGAGGACGTCCTCGAAGAGGCGTACGGGCCTCAGCACTGAGCACGGCCGGACCTCAGTCGCTCAGAAGAGATCCTTGTGGCGGGTGAAGTGCTCATGGGCTGGTCCGACCGGCCCGATGCCGTAGGTGTGCAGCACTTCAGCCAGAGCCGGAGCGGTGCTCTCCAACTGCTCGGCGGCCTCTTTGATCTGCTGCCCAGAGGCGACGGCGCGCAGCAGGTGGCGCATGCCGGCGACGACAGCGGCATCCCCGGCCTCGGCCGAGACCATCGAGGTGGTGCGGGTGAACCGCCCCGTGGAGGCCTTGATCCCTTCAAGCCGACCCGGCACCTCCTCCCGGGATACGGCCCCTTGGTCGAGCTGCTCCGCGAGCTCGTCGAGCGACTGCAGGCGCTGGAGCACGGCGGGATTGCCGATCTTCACGCGCTGGGCGCTGTTGAGCTGCGACAGCATCGGCGCGGACATTCCGAGGATGCCAGCAAGTTCGGACTGATTCATGCCGAAGGCCTGCTTGACCCGCCCGAAGATCTCCGAGAGCTGCTCGCCGTACGCGGCCCGCTGGGCCTCGATGTTCTCTTCCACGCTCA
It contains:
- a CDS encoding DNA-binding protein, with product MSVEENIEAQRAAYGEQLSEIFGRVKQAFGMNQSELAGILGMSAPMLSQLNSAQRVKIGNPAVLQRLQSLDELAEQLDQGAVSREEVPGRLEGIKASTGRFTRTTSMVSAEAGDAAVVAGMRHLLRAVASGQQIKEAAEQLESTAPALAEVLHTYGIGPVGPAHEHFTRHKDLF